One Bacteroidetes Order II. bacterium genomic region harbors:
- a CDS encoding polyhydroxyalkanoic acid system family protein, with protein MAIVIERTHSFTMEQMRKKMRYVIEKLQSELDLTTTWKGDTVHFHRMGIDGTVVFDQQKLKITAKIPFYVPVSDAWLKNEIESRIDHYLKEAPEA; from the coding sequence ATGGCAATTGTAATTGAACGCACACACTCCTTTACAATGGAGCAGATGCGTAAAAAAATGCGCTATGTAATCGAAAAATTACAATCCGAATTAGACCTTACTACTACATGGAAGGGCGATACAGTTCATTTTCACCGCATGGGCATTGATGGCACCGTCGTTTTTGACCAGCAAAAATTGAAAATTACGGCCAAAATCCCTTTTTATGTTCCGGTATCGGACGCTTGGCTTAAAAACGAAATTGAATCCAGAATAGATCACTACTTAAAAGAGGCACCAGAAGCCTAA
- a CDS encoding aldo/keto reductase produces MEYRRLGKSGLQVSVLSLGSWLTFGNQIPDEIAEALMVHAYEAGVNFFDNAEGYANGNAERVMGRIFQNQKWERSSYVVSSKVFFGDGGTRPNQTGLSRKHLVEACHAALKRLQLDYLDLYFCHRPDPSVPMEEIVWTMTHLIQQGKILYWGTSEWPADQIMEAHLVAARDHLIAPAMEQPQYNLLERHRMEQEYALLFQKYQMGTTIWSPLASGLLTGKYNNGIPPEARIAGKDLGWLRDLVMQQDNIDKATAIGKVAQEAGLSMVHLAIAWCLHNPHVSTVILGASRVEQLRENLKALSERPKLTAEVLEKLDLITK; encoded by the coding sequence ATGGAATACCGCAGACTTGGAAAATCCGGCCTACAAGTGAGCGTCCTGTCTCTTGGCTCTTGGCTGACCTTTGGGAACCAAATTCCGGACGAGATCGCCGAAGCGCTGATGGTTCATGCCTACGAAGCAGGCGTTAACTTTTTTGACAATGCAGAAGGCTATGCCAATGGAAATGCTGAACGGGTGATGGGGCGAATTTTTCAGAACCAAAAATGGGAACGATCTTCTTATGTCGTCTCCAGCAAAGTCTTCTTTGGTGATGGTGGAACCCGGCCCAATCAAACTGGCCTAAGCCGAAAACACCTTGTGGAAGCCTGTCATGCCGCCCTCAAAAGGCTACAATTAGACTATTTAGACCTTTACTTCTGCCATCGGCCAGATCCCTCCGTCCCTATGGAGGAAATCGTCTGGACGATGACCCACCTCATACAACAAGGGAAAATTTTGTACTGGGGAACCTCGGAGTGGCCTGCGGATCAGATTATGGAGGCACACCTCGTGGCAGCACGCGACCACTTGATTGCTCCCGCCATGGAACAACCTCAATACAACTTGCTGGAACGGCATCGCATGGAACAAGAATATGCCTTGCTTTTCCAGAAGTACCAAATGGGAACGACCATCTGGTCGCCACTCGCCTCTGGCCTGCTCACGGGCAAGTATAACAACGGCATTCCACCCGAAGCCCGTATTGCAGGAAAAGACTTAGGCTGGCTCCGAGACTTGGTGATGCAGCAAGACAACATAGACAAAGCCACCGCCATCGGAAAAGTGGCACAAGAAGCGGGCCTCTCTATGGTACATCTGGCCATTGCATGGTGTCTCCACAACCCCCATGTCAGTACGGTCATTCTGGGCGCCTCGCGGGTGGAGCAATTGCGCGAAAACCTAAAGGCATTGTCTGAACGCCCCAAACTCACCGCAGAGGTGTTAGAAAAACTCGATCTAATTACGAAGTAG
- a CDS encoding 1-acylglycerol-3-phosphate O-acyltransferase, giving the protein MLKYPRLFIFGLYASVVSTLGIVYCLFRPVNPENTYVLARLLGGGFKRILGIRVRMINPEYLTQQQPNIIIGNHQSNWDMFLWGSFVPKRTVSVGKKEITYIPIFGLVYWLAGNVILNRQSRAKSTTRMGQAAQQIKDLNISLAMFPEGTRSRGRGLGPFKKGAFFTAIEAQVPLVPVLSSTYTDRLNFNRVHAGEIILKCYPPIQTNGLEVKHLNELTEKTRVFFLQELDKLNNGAYDDL; this is encoded by the coding sequence ATGCTTAAATACCCTCGTCTTTTTATTTTTGGTCTTTATGCCAGTGTTGTCTCGACATTAGGCATTGTGTACTGCCTATTTCGTCCTGTCAATCCGGAGAATACATACGTCTTGGCCCGCTTATTGGGCGGCGGCTTTAAACGCATTCTGGGGATTCGTGTACGGATGATCAACCCCGAATACCTAACACAGCAACAACCCAATATCATCATCGGGAACCACCAATCAAATTGGGATATGTTTCTATGGGGATCTTTTGTGCCCAAGCGTACCGTCTCGGTCGGAAAAAAAGAAATCACCTATATCCCAATCTTCGGTCTGGTGTATTGGCTTGCCGGAAACGTCATCCTGAACCGCCAAAGCCGTGCAAAATCTACCACCCGAATGGGTCAAGCCGCACAACAAATAAAAGACCTCAATATCTCCTTGGCCATGTTTCCGGAAGGCACGAGAAGCAGAGGCCGGGGTTTAGGTCCCTTCAAAAAAGGCGCTTTTTTTACCGCCATCGAAGCACAAGTACCGCTGGTCCCCGTCCTAAGTAGTACCTATACTGATCGGCTCAACTTTAATCGGGTACATGCAGGTGAAATTATTCTCAAATGTTATCCACCCATCCAGACCAATGGGTTGGAAGTGAAACATCTTAATGAATTGACCGAAAAAACGCGGGTATTTTTTTTACAGGAATTGGACAAACTGAACAATGGCGCCTATGATGACCTCTAA
- a CDS encoding N-acetylmuramoyl-L-alanine amidase — translation MAVFNRTISDPTELRFLHRWLLSLALLLLVGTIFFAENLVTFFQPSQPVQVIIDPNYPIKDNDGRQVINDTFPLKTNWEVARRVSEILNDRYKVSVLLSRNDMDDLASPAERAAVANRNKALLLVRLDVNAGVGSGYTVFYTDRFKTDKAASLGLVGLSQKAAYLIDHNLRVSLRDMMVANDVAPERDIPSAATERSSWFSEVPSVTVQMATLTNMFDALYINSEMGQNKTAEVIAQSIVAYLRATGAPVTAL, via the coding sequence ATGGCTGTTTTTAATCGGACGATTTCCGACCCTACCGAGCTTCGTTTTTTACATAGATGGCTCCTTTCCTTGGCGTTACTGCTCTTGGTTGGTACCATTTTTTTTGCAGAAAATCTGGTAACATTTTTCCAACCAAGCCAACCTGTACAAGTTATTATTGATCCCAACTACCCTATTAAAGACAACGACGGCCGACAAGTCATTAATGACACCTTTCCCCTCAAAACCAATTGGGAGGTAGCCAGACGGGTCTCAGAAATCCTGAACGATCGTTATAAGGTCTCGGTTCTACTCTCACGAAATGATATGGACGACCTTGCTTCGCCTGCTGAACGGGCGGCTGTGGCGAACCGAAACAAAGCCCTGCTATTGGTCCGTTTAGATGTGAATGCAGGTGTAGGAAGTGGCTATACCGTCTTTTATACCGATCGTTTCAAAACCGACAAAGCGGCGTCGCTCGGCCTTGTGGGGCTTAGTCAGAAAGCCGCCTACCTGATAGACCACAACCTTCGCGTTTCATTGAGGGATATGATGGTGGCGAATGATGTGGCACCAGAACGAGATATCCCCAGTGCCGCCACAGAACGAAGTTCTTGGTTTAGTGAAGTTCCTTCCGTTACCGTCCAAATGGCAACCCTGACAAATATGTTTGATGCCTTGTACATCAATTCTGAAATGGGCCAAAACAAAACCGCAGAGGTTATTGCACAGAGCATCGTAGCATATCTCCGTGCTACCGGAGCACCTGTCACCGCTCTATAG
- a CDS encoding TonB-dependent receptor codes for MKRLLSLLIWAIALTGSIHAQNPAGGANAPKIGKVSGAVVDAASNQPIPFATVVLQKSKPSPARLATMPKEMQERIQNAPPDSSVVAGMVSDEKGRFNLENLPYGTFKLKVSFIGYKAIVKTDLAITPNQTEISLGTITLAEIVNTKEIIITAERDLVQIAPDRKIYNIGKDLTATGGNGIDVMRNIPSVQVDMDNNVSMRGSGNIQVLIDGKPSNLPIATLLEQTPSSQIDRIEIITNPSAKYDSDSSAGIINIVLKRPNQAGYNTSISSNIGTGFKPNSFRTSNNIALNYRAPKYNAFVNLGYNRMAMGFKGSSIRTNLTNFIVSSTILQASDGYRIFDNGNFRAGFDYFFDNRTSLSLSGGYNLRDGGGFSLTAYTFMDGMDRLTDRYNRNTDNEGGNKGWETALDFRKIIGGAGHEFTANIAFNRGEQDDLQTYSEYDVVNNIPQTDLSQQRDNTIGNDHLFTAQTDYTRPLSNGGKLELGYKFTQRHNDQDYRATDYLNNTWQDNVLRTNQFILDEDIHAGYAMYTGLIGKFAYQVGIRAVQTYQRGNQKTTDQKFDQNYFNFFPTLNVRQTLASKNEVTLGYSRRQNRPNRWAMNPFPDYSDPVNIRVGNPLIKPEYVDALELGHMLNLKKGSLTSTVFYRHTSDLVSPINRLGENGISITTFENLKSADSYGLEFIATNRLSKAINLTTSLNGYRREVSGVSQNTNSGFSWSTRVNASLTLPYGINGQVSWDYQAPQPSAQGTMLSRQNTDVGFAKSFLNNSLMVSLRGSDIFDQRRFGMNNTDPDFIYSFTRRMVNRNVTLGATWNIGSNDRQNNQRNRKKNLNEDGSAGGDQF; via the coding sequence ATGAAACGTCTTTTATCCCTACTGATATGGGCTATAGCCCTGACAGGCTCCATACATGCACAAAACCCAGCAGGTGGAGCAAATGCTCCTAAAATCGGGAAGGTCAGTGGCGCCGTTGTAGATGCAGCCTCCAACCAACCCATTCCTTTTGCTACGGTCGTGCTGCAAAAATCCAAGCCATCTCCTGCACGATTGGCCACCATGCCCAAAGAAATGCAAGAACGCATCCAAAATGCACCACCAGACTCCTCAGTGGTCGCGGGTATGGTGTCGGACGAAAAAGGCCGTTTTAATTTAGAGAACCTTCCTTACGGGACATTTAAACTTAAAGTTAGTTTTATCGGGTACAAAGCCATTGTCAAAACCGACTTGGCGATCACGCCAAATCAAACGGAAATCTCTTTAGGTACCATTACTTTGGCCGAAATCGTCAATACCAAAGAAATCATCATTACGGCTGAACGGGACTTGGTACAGATCGCACCTGATCGTAAGATTTATAATATTGGAAAAGACCTTACCGCCACCGGAGGCAATGGAATAGATGTGATGCGCAACATCCCCTCGGTACAAGTGGACATGGACAACAATGTTTCGATGCGGGGCAGCGGAAACATTCAGGTTCTGATAGATGGTAAACCTTCTAACCTACCTATTGCAACCCTCCTTGAGCAAACCCCTTCGTCACAAATTGACCGCATCGAAATTATCACCAATCCTTCCGCGAAATATGACTCCGATTCTTCCGCAGGGATCATCAACATTGTCTTGAAACGTCCGAATCAAGCTGGATACAATACCAGTATCTCCAGTAACATTGGCACAGGATTTAAGCCAAATTCCTTCCGCACGTCCAATAACATTGCCCTGAATTACCGCGCACCCAAGTATAATGCTTTTGTCAACCTTGGGTATAACCGAATGGCTATGGGGTTTAAGGGATCTTCCATCCGTACCAACCTCACGAATTTCATCGTATCCTCGACTATTCTGCAAGCGAGTGACGGATACCGCATATTCGATAACGGAAATTTCCGAGCAGGTTTCGACTATTTTTTTGACAACCGCACATCCCTCAGTCTATCCGGTGGATACAACCTACGGGATGGTGGTGGATTCTCCTTAACGGCTTACACCTTCATGGATGGCATGGACAGACTGACCGATCGGTATAACCGCAATACGGATAACGAAGGAGGTAATAAGGGCTGGGAAACGGCACTCGACTTCCGCAAGATCATTGGGGGTGCGGGACACGAGTTTACCGCCAACATAGCATTTAACCGAGGAGAACAAGATGACCTCCAGACCTATTCAGAATATGATGTGGTGAACAATATCCCACAGACCGACCTTAGCCAACAACGGGATAACACGATTGGCAACGACCATTTGTTTACCGCACAAACCGATTATACCCGTCCGCTCAGCAACGGCGGAAAATTGGAATTAGGGTATAAGTTTACCCAACGACATAACGACCAAGACTATCGTGCCACCGATTATTTGAACAACACGTGGCAAGATAACGTACTACGGACCAATCAGTTTATTCTGGACGAAGACATTCATGCAGGCTATGCGATGTACACCGGCCTCATTGGGAAATTTGCTTATCAAGTAGGGATTCGGGCCGTACAAACGTACCAACGCGGCAATCAGAAAACAACCGATCAGAAGTTCGACCAAAACTACTTTAACTTCTTCCCTACCCTAAACGTACGACAAACGCTGGCATCTAAAAATGAAGTAACCTTGGGTTATAGCCGCCGTCAGAACCGACCTAATCGCTGGGCAATGAACCCCTTCCCAGATTATAGCGACCCCGTTAACATTCGGGTTGGGAATCCACTTATCAAACCTGAATATGTAGATGCACTGGAGTTAGGCCATATGCTGAACTTGAAAAAAGGCTCCCTAACTTCTACCGTATTCTATCGCCACACCTCCGACCTCGTTTCCCCCATCAACCGATTGGGCGAAAACGGCATCAGTATTACGACATTTGAGAACCTAAAATCTGCCGACTCCTATGGCTTGGAATTTATTGCCACCAACCGCCTATCCAAAGCCATAAACCTGACGACGAGCCTGAATGGCTATCGGCGAGAAGTGAGCGGCGTCTCCCAAAACACCAATAGCGGCTTTTCGTGGAGTACCCGCGTAAACGCCAGCCTGACCTTGCCTTATGGCATCAATGGCCAAGTTTCATGGGATTATCAGGCGCCGCAACCCAGTGCCCAAGGCACCATGCTGAGCCGCCAAAATACCGATGTTGGGTTTGCAAAAAGCTTCCTTAACAACTCGTTGATGGTTTCTCTTCGCGGTTCCGACATCTTTGATCAACGTCGGTTTGGGATGAACAATACCGATCCAGACTTCATCTATTCTTTTACCCGTCGCATGGTTAACCGTAATGTGACACTCGGCGCAACGTGGAATATTGGTTCGAACGATCGTCAGAACAACCAACGTAACCGAAAAAAGAACCTAAACGAAGACGGATCCGCCGGAGGCGACCAGTTCTAA
- a CDS encoding HAMP domain-containing histidine kinase, whose product MKGFRSITLRLLLLLLFLGTIEALLVAFFVQRETEKAFERYTQIDIQNRFIINVTDFYRSTGSWRGIEAASQFGIGAFHPLEAPTPHKPPDPPYFLVDTKRKVLIPTTKYPHGTTVPASLLTAGKPILVRGTFVGTALPTGTMLPLRPEDRDYLARIRNALFYATGVSVVVAWILGALLAGRLTKPLRLLTQATRQLSSGELGTQVEVRSNDEVGDVARAFNRMSTELEKARALRHQMTADLAHDLRTPLTVLSGYLEALKEGDLPPTTARFEAMYTEAKHLQRLIEDLRVISLADAGELPLNKTAKHPKELLERTVRAFEQQAALRRIRLNIQTTPDLAPIFVDEDRMAQVLGNLVGNALRYAPTDSAVVLTASQEGHWMVFTVTDTGEGVPNAQLPFVFDRFYRGDPARQQAYQSSGLGLAIVKSVVEAHGGSVHVESQTGKGTRFQILLPAT is encoded by the coding sequence ATGAAAGGGTTTCGCTCCATTACACTCAGGCTTTTACTCTTGCTCCTGTTTTTGGGCACAATAGAGGCCCTATTGGTGGCTTTTTTTGTACAGCGAGAAACCGAAAAAGCTTTTGAACGCTACACACAAATAGACATTCAGAATCGGTTCATCATCAATGTTACCGACTTTTACCGATCTACGGGTAGCTGGCGAGGTATCGAGGCAGCCTCTCAATTTGGCATAGGCGCGTTTCATCCATTAGAGGCACCCACCCCCCATAAACCGCCCGATCCGCCTTATTTTTTGGTAGATACCAAGCGCAAGGTTTTAATCCCCACCACCAAATATCCACACGGCACAACCGTTCCAGCATCGCTACTGACTGCCGGAAAACCCATTTTGGTACGCGGAACCTTTGTTGGCACTGCTTTACCAACCGGAACCATGCTCCCTTTGCGCCCTGAAGACCGCGACTATTTGGCCCGCATCCGCAACGCTTTATTTTATGCCACAGGTGTAAGTGTGGTGGTAGCCTGGATACTGGGCGCCCTTTTGGCTGGTCGGCTGACCAAACCATTGCGATTATTGACACAGGCCACCCGACAACTTTCCTCCGGCGAACTCGGCACACAAGTGGAAGTGCGCTCAAACGACGAGGTGGGTGATGTTGCGCGGGCCTTTAACCGCATGAGTACCGAACTAGAAAAAGCCAGGGCACTCCGCCATCAAATGACCGCCGACTTGGCGCACGACCTCCGAACGCCACTCACGGTTCTATCCGGATATTTGGAGGCGCTCAAAGAAGGCGACTTACCCCCCACCACTGCCCGCTTCGAGGCGATGTACACCGAAGCCAAACACCTCCAACGATTGATCGAAGACTTGCGCGTGATTTCACTTGCCGATGCTGGCGAACTTCCCTTAAATAAAACGGCAAAACACCCAAAAGAGTTATTGGAACGCACCGTCCGTGCCTTCGAACAACAGGCAGCCCTCCGACGCATCCGGCTAAACATACAAACAACACCGGATTTAGCACCCATTTTTGTGGATGAAGATCGGATGGCACAGGTCTTGGGCAATCTGGTGGGGAATGCCCTTCGTTATGCACCAACGGATAGCGCGGTGGTTCTTACGGCAAGCCAAGAAGGCCATTGGATGGTCTTTACCGTGACCGACACAGGGGAAGGCGTCCCAAACGCACAACTTCCTTTTGTTTTTGATCGCTTTTATCGTGGCGATCCAGCACGACAACAAGCCTACCAATCCTCTGGTCTTGGCTTGGCCATTGTGAAATCGGTGGTAGAGGCCCACGGTGGAAGCGTTCACGTGGAAAGCCAGACCGGAAAAGGAACCCGCTTCCAGATTCTATTACCCGCCACATAA
- a CDS encoding glucose-6-phosphate isomerase — protein sequence MLTLDLSNIYPFMPSGQALSDFQPVLETAQTALITKTGAGNDFLGWRDLLTAPDLLLLDEVAAIAAEIRERAEVLLCIGIGGSYLGAKAVIEALSPYYNRSGPEILFAGHHMSGAYLRELLQSLEGKSVYVNVISKSGTTLEPALAFRFLLDWMDERFPDANNRIIATTDPASGALNQLRNSRGFRKFVIPPDVGGRFSVLTPVGLLPIAAAGIDIRALFEGARAECERLTTSENNAALQYAVARFWLHEAGYKTDVLSVFEPKLYPMGAWWQQLYGESEGKEGKGLFPVAMQFSTDLHSLGQYMQDGQRVVAETFLMAQDDNGDISAPLLAGDLDKLNYLVGKPYTEINRKAYEGTRQAHTEGGVPNMTLWMDAITPQTVGELIYFFEHGVAIGGYLLGINPFDQPGVEAYKKEMFRLLGKP from the coding sequence ATGCTTACCCTCGATCTTTCCAATATTTACCCGTTTATGCCATCAGGGCAGGCGCTTTCTGATTTTCAGCCAGTATTAGAAACGGCGCAAACGGCTTTAATAACCAAAACTGGCGCTGGGAATGATTTTTTGGGCTGGCGAGACCTGCTTACTGCGCCCGATTTATTGCTTTTAGACGAGGTAGCTGCTATTGCCGCCGAAATACGCGAACGTGCCGAGGTATTGCTTTGTATTGGGATTGGCGGCTCTTATCTGGGGGCAAAAGCCGTTATTGAAGCCTTGTCGCCTTATTATAACCGTTCGGGTCCAGAAATTCTTTTTGCGGGACACCATATGAGCGGAGCCTATCTTCGGGAACTGTTACAATCCTTAGAAGGCAAATCGGTATATGTGAATGTAATCTCCAAGTCTGGAACCACTTTAGAACCCGCATTGGCCTTCCGGTTTTTATTAGATTGGATGGATGAACGGTTTCCAGATGCCAATAACCGCATTATTGCCACCACCGACCCGGCATCGGGTGCATTGAATCAATTACGCAACAGCCGAGGATTCCGCAAGTTTGTCATTCCGCCGGATGTGGGTGGGCGTTTCTCCGTACTAACGCCCGTTGGTTTGTTGCCCATTGCCGCTGCTGGTATTGATATTCGCGCTTTGTTCGAGGGTGCACGCGCCGAGTGTGAACGCTTAACCACGTCCGAAAACAATGCAGCCTTGCAATATGCCGTTGCCCGCTTTTGGCTGCACGAAGCGGGATATAAAACAGACGTACTCTCGGTATTTGAACCTAAACTCTACCCGATGGGCGCGTGGTGGCAGCAACTTTATGGCGAGAGCGAGGGCAAAGAGGGAAAGGGACTTTTTCCGGTGGCCATGCAGTTCTCGACCGATCTACACTCGCTGGGGCAGTATATGCAGGATGGACAACGGGTAGTGGCCGAAACGTTTTTGATGGCACAGGACGATAATGGGGACATTTCCGCGCCTCTGCTGGCAGGCGACCTCGATAAACTGAACTATTTGGTGGGAAAACCTTATACCGAGATCAACCGAAAGGCGTATGAAGGAACCCGACAGGCCCATACCGAGGGTGGTGTCCCCAATATGACCCTCTGGATGGATGCCATTACGCCGCAAACAGTGGGCGAATTGATTTATTTCTTTGAACATGGCGTGGCCATTGGCGGGTACTTGTTAGGGATTAACCCGTTTGATCAGCCCGGTGTGGAAGCCTACAAGAAAGAAATGTTCCGGCTCTTGGGCAAGCCCTAA
- a CDS encoding fructosamine kinase family protein, with amino-acid sequence MHPQQIKHLSSALSEPILAFSSLSGGDTAETWHIHTAHSTYFAKTGLTDISNTFVCEADGLSVLRGAKSGLVIPEIRALGSGFLVFEWLESISPTSADHAALGRGLAQLHQTANPQETLGYGYPAQNFIGRTPQHNEWHSSWPSFFTEHRLHAMAERCRRANHWSANWDGAINALCNALPQILPARPVASLLHGDLWHGNVYFTQNGPALIDPAVYYGHRETDLAMTSLFGGFSPVFYAAYHEIWPLETGYTERRDIYNLYHVLNHLLLFGSSYAGSVATILKKFG; translated from the coding sequence ATGCACCCACAACAGATCAAACACCTTTCATCGGCGTTGTCGGAGCCTATTCTGGCGTTTTCCTCCCTATCTGGTGGCGATACGGCAGAGACATGGCACATACACACTGCCCACAGCACGTATTTTGCCAAAACGGGCCTAACAGATATATCCAATACCTTTGTATGCGAGGCAGATGGCTTATCCGTTTTGCGTGGGGCAAAATCGGGATTGGTGATCCCTGAAATAAGGGCTTTGGGATCCGGTTTTTTGGTGTTTGAGTGGTTAGAATCTATCTCGCCCACCTCGGCAGACCACGCAGCACTGGGTCGTGGCTTGGCGCAACTACACCAAACGGCCAACCCTCAAGAGACCTTGGGGTATGGTTATCCGGCGCAAAACTTTATTGGCCGGACGCCACAACACAATGAATGGCACTCCTCGTGGCCTTCTTTTTTTACTGAACACCGCCTTCATGCCATGGCAGAGCGTTGTCGTCGGGCCAACCACTGGTCGGCCAATTGGGATGGCGCCATTAACGCTTTGTGCAATGCCCTGCCACAAATTCTACCGGCAAGACCCGTCGCCTCGCTTCTACATGGGGACTTATGGCACGGCAATGTGTACTTTACCCAAAACGGCCCAGCCCTGATAGATCCGGCAGTATATTATGGCCACCGAGAAACCGACCTCGCTATGACCTCCTTGTTTGGTGGTTTTTCGCCCGTATTTTATGCCGCATATCATGAAATCTGGCCATTGGAAACCGGATATACCGAAAGACGCGACATTTATAACCTCTATCATGTGCTCAATCATTTGTTGCTGTTTGGATCGTCATACGCCGGAAGTGTGGCCACTATTTTGAAAAAATTTGGATAA
- the xseA gene encoding exodeoxyribonuclease VII large subunit — MPEHAIISVSDLNGALKEVVEDTFSDLWVEGEISNFKAHTSGHLYFSLKDYQSQISCALWQFNRKYLFFTPHDGMKVVAHGALSLYPPRGTYSFVVKSLRPAGEGDLNLAFEALKQKLAAEGLFAAHKKQKLPRYPQKIGVITSETGAAIQDILRVIQHRFPMVQVSLIPVMVQGPGAAEEIARAIYQFNAQPTPVDVLLIGRGGGSIEDLWAFNEEVVARAIYHSTIPVISAVGHETDVTIADLVADVRAATPSNAAELATPNQHEALQLIVNLRYTIKIRTLRKLEVEQDRLRNLRGSYALNRPRMMLEEQLRRLIELRRQLLRVAQFQVEHARTSLQFREAQLRQLDPNAPLKRGYVQVYKDQDLLFRANEAHPKQFLTLRFLDGSVAVTVTETRPDR, encoded by the coding sequence ATGCCCGAACATGCCATCATTTCCGTATCCGACCTAAACGGTGCGCTCAAAGAAGTAGTCGAGGACACCTTTTCCGACCTATGGGTAGAAGGGGAAATTTCTAATTTTAAGGCCCATACGTCCGGCCACTTATATTTTAGCCTAAAGGATTACCAATCCCAGATTTCCTGCGCACTTTGGCAATTTAATCGTAAATATTTATTTTTCACGCCGCACGATGGGATGAAGGTGGTGGCCCATGGAGCACTCTCCCTATATCCGCCACGCGGTACCTATTCTTTTGTTGTCAAGTCCCTGCGTCCAGCGGGTGAAGGCGACCTCAACTTGGCCTTCGAGGCCCTGAAACAAAAATTAGCCGCCGAAGGTCTTTTTGCTGCCCATAAAAAACAAAAGCTCCCTCGTTATCCACAAAAAATCGGGGTGATTACCAGTGAAACTGGTGCTGCGATTCAAGACATTTTGCGGGTAATCCAACACCGTTTCCCGATGGTGCAGGTATCGCTGATTCCGGTAATGGTACAGGGGCCGGGCGCTGCCGAAGAAATTGCACGGGCCATCTATCAGTTTAATGCCCAACCCACGCCAGTAGATGTTCTGCTAATTGGGCGGGGTGGTGGAAGCATTGAGGATTTATGGGCCTTCAACGAAGAAGTGGTGGCACGGGCGATCTATCACAGCACCATCCCGGTTATTAGTGCGGTTGGACACGAAACAGATGTGACCATCGCTGATTTGGTGGCCGATGTGCGTGCGGCAACCCCCTCTAATGCGGCAGAACTCGCCACGCCGAACCAACACGAAGCACTACAACTTATCGTTAATCTTCGGTACACGATTAAAATTCGTACATTACGCAAATTGGAAGTAGAACAAGACCGTTTACGAAACCTTCGCGGATCATATGCCCTAAACCGTCCGCGTATGATGCTGGAAGAACAATTGCGCCGCCTCATAGAACTCCGACGCCAATTATTGCGCGTCGCCCAATTTCAGGTGGAACACGCCCGAACCAGTCTCCAATTTAGGGAAGCACAATTACGACAACTTGACCCCAACGCACCCCTAAAACGGGGCTATGTACAAGTCTATAAAGACCAAGACCTGCTCTTTAGGGCCAATGAAGCCCACCCCAAACAATTCCTTACCTTACGGTTTCTGGATGGATCGGTAGCCGTAACCGTCACCGAGACGCGACCTGATCGTTAA
- the xseB gene encoding exodeoxyribonuclease VII small subunit has product MSQLLSERTFSEAIQSLEQIVRTLEQPVPLEEALSLYEEGLSLAHFCETRLQEAQLRIEKLSLQPSEVHSSTL; this is encoded by the coding sequence ATGTCCCAATTATTGTCCGAACGCACCTTTAGCGAAGCGATCCAATCTTTAGAACAAATCGTGCGCACCTTAGAGCAACCCGTTCCATTAGAAGAAGCCTTATCGCTGTATGAAGAAGGCTTGTCGCTGGCACACTTTTGCGAAACCCGCTTACAGGAAGCCCAATTGCGTATCGAAAAACTATCGCTTCAACCTTCCGAAGTCCATTCCTCAACTTTATGA